The genomic interval ACCACCGTTCTCGTAAGATCATAGTGTGATGGTGTCCCGTACCATCCCGAATATATAACTGGATGGTAGTTCCCGGTAATACCATGGCCGAGAGGGACGGCGACTCCGAGAGGGGCGAACGCGACACGGGTATCGAGGGTGGACCGGCTTTCCCGACGGTGACCGATGGCGGGGTTCCCGCTCTTGACGAGTTCGTACGGGTGCTAAGCGAGCGGCGCCGGCGGTGTCTCCTGTACTGTCTATGGGAGGACGACGTCCGCGACGTCGACGACCTCGCGGGGCGCGTTGCCACCCGATTGGATCGGCTGTCGCCGGACGAAGCAGCCGAGAGTCGCCGCGAGGCCGTCGAGATCTCGCTCGTCCACGTCGATCTCCCAATGTTGGAAGACGTCGGCATCATCTCGTACGACCGGCGGACTCGCACCCTCAGTCTCGACCACCCTCCGATGCCGATCGAGACGTTGGTCGACGCGTGCGAGACGCTCGACGAGTGCGCTCACGTCGACGAGCGACGCGAAAGCGGCGAGTCGACTGACGCGTCGTCTCGGGATCGGTGACGGCGTGGACCGTCGCGGACGGAAACGCACCGATCGCTGCCGCGATCACTCCGCCGTCGGATGCACCCGGTCGGCGTACTCCGCGACGAGCGGGTCGTCTGTGGGGCGGAACTCGTCGGTCCACACCGCGTCCGGATCGATCTCGCCGTCGAGCAGCGCCGTCTCGGAGAGGGTCTCCCCGAGTCGCCGCCACCGGTCCGGATCCTGCGCGCCCCAGCCGTGCTCCCGGACGAACGGCGTGAACTGTAACTGGTGGGCGGCGGTTTCGAACTTCAACTGTTCGATCCCGCGGTTACGTTCGAGCGTGGCGTTGCGATCGACGAGCGCGTCGACCGCCCGGTCCGGATCGCGGGTCGCGGCGGCCCACCCGCGGGCGGTCGCCCGGAGGAACGATCGGAGCGTCTCCGGGCGCTCGCGCGCGAACTCGGGGCCGGTGACGAGCGTCATCCCGTAGATGTCCAGATACTCGCCGATCGGGAGTTCGTCGGGCGTCCGGTCGCGCTCCCGGCCGATCTCGATCCCGTTGGTGACGACGCCGACCGCCGCGTCGACGGTGCCGTCGATCACCTTGTGCTGGACGCGGTGGTGCGTGTGCGGGTCGACGTCCAGCAGTTCGACCTCGTCGCGGATCCCGACGTTCTCGAGCAGTTGCGCGGTGAGAATCCGCGTCTTCGTCGCGGAGGGCGCCACGGTCCGGCCCGCGAGCTGTTCGGGGTCGGTGAGCCGTTCGCCGAAGACGTCCCGCAGCGTGTAGACCGCCGCCGGCGTCTTCTGAGTCACTGCGGCGACCGCGAGCGGGTCGAACCCCTCGCTCTGTTTCGCGAGTACGGCGCTTGCGCCGGCCAGGCCGACGTCGGCGTCGCCGCGGGCCGCGCGTTCGGCCGCGTACGGCGAGCCGTGGCCCTCGACGAACTCGACTTCGATGCCCTCCTCCCGGTAGAAGCCCGCCTCGCGGGCGAGGAAGTACGGCGACTGGAAGCCGTTGGGCTCCCAGTTGAGTTGGAAAGTGACGGTTTCGGTCTCCGGCTCCGTCATGCCTCCACCTCCAGGTCGGGACGGAAGAGACCGTCCGGGAGTTCCGCGACGCCGAGCGCGTCCGCGCCGGCGACGGCTTTCAGCCGATCGAACAGCCGTTCCATTCCCTCGACGGTGGCCTCGTCCCAGTCGGGGACGACCATCGCGCGCCACCGATCGCGCACAGCGCGGACGACCGCGGGGTCGTCCTCGTACATGAGCTGCTCGCCGATCTCCTCCCAGAGTTCGTCGTCGCGCTGCAGCCGCTCGACGGCGTCTCGGTACGCGCCCCGGAACCCGCGGACTGCGTCGGGGTGGTCCGCCAGGTACGCCTCGCTCGTCAGGAACGTCGAGACGGGGACCGGCCGCTCGTCGTCGGCGTCGGCCAGGCGGTCGACCAGGCGCGACATCGGGAGCGCTTCGCGGTAGGGGCCGGTCTCGACGATCTCCGGAATGATCTGCCAGAACTGGAGAACAGCGTCGACCTCGCCGTCCCGGAGCATGCGGGTGAGTTCGACCTTCGAGCCGGATTCGACCGGCGTAGCCGTCTCGTCGGGATCGAAGCCGTGGGCATCCCGGCAGGCCGCCCGGACGAGGATCCAGTTCTTGTCGCGGCGCCGGACGACGCCGATCCGGTGGCCCGAGAGGTCGTCGAGCCCCTCGATCGGCGAGTCTTCGGGGACGACCAGGCCGCCGACGGTCTGGCCGTAGGGGTGAAAGGCGACGATGGGCGCGCCCGCGGCGCGCTCGCGGGCCGTCGAGATGTAGTCGATGTCGATCAGGTCGGCGTCGCCCTCCTGCAGTTTCGCCTCGACGGTTTCGCGGCCCTCGTCTAGCTCGTCGGAGACCAACTGCAGGTCGAGGTGGAAGTCGTGATCGTGATCGTAGCCGAACCGCTTGATCGTGTAGAGCATGTACCGCGGGCTGCCGTTGTGCTCGAACCGGGCGCGCATCACCGGTCGGTCGCCTGGCTCGCCCTGGAACTCATCGATCGCGGCCTGTTGGGAGCTGATGTCGATATTTGTCATGGGTGGTGAGTGAATCGTCTCGCGGGCTGTCACAGCGGCGCGACGATGTCGTCGATCGCCGCGTCCTCGTCGATCAGGCCGCGGGCCTGCATCCAGGCCAGGTGCTCGTCGAGTTCGTCGCGGTCGACGGGGTCGGGCACCTCGTAGC from Natrinema salifodinae carries:
- a CDS encoding DUF7344 domain-containing protein; amino-acid sequence: MAERDGDSERGERDTGIEGGPAFPTVTDGGVPALDEFVRVLSERRRRCLLYCLWEDDVRDVDDLAGRVATRLDRLSPDEAAESRREAVEISLVHVDLPMLEDVGIISYDRRTRTLSLDHPPMPIETLVDACETLDECAHVDERRESGESTDASSRDR
- a CDS encoding ABC transporter substrate-binding protein, which produces MTEPETETVTFQLNWEPNGFQSPYFLAREAGFYREEGIEVEFVEGHGSPYAAERAARGDADVGLAGASAVLAKQSEGFDPLAVAAVTQKTPAAVYTLRDVFGERLTDPEQLAGRTVAPSATKTRILTAQLLENVGIRDEVELLDVDPHTHHRVQHKVIDGTVDAAVGVVTNGIEIGRERDRTPDELPIGEYLDIYGMTLVTGPEFARERPETLRSFLRATARGWAAATRDPDRAVDALVDRNATLERNRGIEQLKFETAAHQLQFTPFVREHGWGAQDPDRWRRLGETLSETALLDGEIDPDAVWTDEFRPTDDPLVAEYADRVHPTAE
- a CDS encoding ABC transporter substrate-binding protein, which gives rise to MTNIDISSQQAAIDEFQGEPGDRPVMRARFEHNGSPRYMLYTIKRFGYDHDHDFHLDLQLVSDELDEGRETVEAKLQEGDADLIDIDYISTARERAAGAPIVAFHPYGQTVGGLVVPEDSPIEGLDDLSGHRIGVVRRRDKNWILVRAACRDAHGFDPDETATPVESGSKVELTRMLRDGEVDAVLQFWQIIPEIVETGPYREALPMSRLVDRLADADDERPVPVSTFLTSEAYLADHPDAVRGFRGAYRDAVERLQRDDELWEEIGEQLMYEDDPAVVRAVRDRWRAMVVPDWDEATVEGMERLFDRLKAVAGADALGVAELPDGLFRPDLEVEA